The genome window atgtgggaagattcccgtgaggaggggatccctccggcgagatggagtgagttcgcggatgccttcatagaccatttcttgcctgctgaGACTAAGGCAGACCGTGCTGTagagtttgagacccttaaacagggtagtaggagtgtgtgggagtatcacatagagttcgtgcgcctgtcgaagtatgttgttcatatgatgtCGACTGTGGAGGCAAGagtgcgtcgatttgtgcagggccttagccctttggttattaatgaggctgccacagctgctctaaattttgacatgaactatggaaggatggtggcatttgcccaaGCTACGGAGGCTCAAAAGTTAAAGCTCAGAATgggaaagtagtagtagggcccgatcagcggcaaccttggggattcattcggaggtgggagatcagcttttcggggaggatcatcagggtcatcccagtcttatgctcaatcttcagctagtgccccgccatcagggcacggtcagcagtaggggagtcgctttaggcccggtcagggcaGTAGGGGGTCCtaccatcagggccgatcaggaaggagattccagcagcaacagagggccccatgccctaagtgtgggagtaTACATTCGGGAGTCTTctacctggacatgccagtatgttacggatgcggaatgagaggtcatattcagagggagtgtcgtgcatcccgtcAGGGTGCATGCAGGGGCACAGCTCAGTCATCTAGTCCTACAGCTGCCACATCTTCAGCACACCCTCTAGCTCGAGGCTCTCCAGCATCCACGGGATgtggtgcaactaggggtggtgcacagagttcgagaggacccagccgattctatgctatgagtggtcgacagagtgcagaggcttccccagatgtcgtcacaggtatattgactgttcgatctcatgatgtgtatgcccttattgatcccggatattctttgtcctatgttactccttatgttgctatgagcttcgggatagaaccggaatagcttcatgagccgttctctgtatctactccaattggcgagtctattatggccgcacgggtttatagggattatgtTATCATGGTGCGTGGTCTGGATACCATGGCTGATCTTATTGAACTAGGAatgatagattttgatgtaataatgggaatagattggctttattcatattttgccgaactcgattgccgagccagaatcatggggcttgagtttcctaacgagctagctgttgagtgggaggggaataatgttatgccaaaaggtaggtttatttcttaccttaaggccacaaagatgatcaggaaggggtatatttaccatttggtccgagttacaaacaccactgctgaggtgcctacccttgaatctgtaccaattgtgaatgaattccctgATCTATTTCCAaatgagctccctggaattcctccagacagggagattgattttgggattaatgtgatgccaggcacacaGCCTATATCCAtcccaccttatagaatggcgcaggcagaattaaaagagctaaaggaacaactaagggatttgctagagaaaggtttcatccgaccgagtgtgtcaccttggggtgcaccggttctctaTGTCAGAAAGAAGGATGGATCgctacggatgtgtattgattaccggcaactcaacaaagtcacaatcaaaaacaaatacacattgcctagaatagatgatttgtttgatcaattacaaggtgctaagttcttctccaaaattgatttgtggtccgggtaccatcaattgaaggtaagggagcaggatattgcGAAAAcggcttttagaacccggtatgggcactttgaatttttggtaatgtctttcaggctaacaaatgccccggtagctttcatggatcttatgaatcgagtcttcaagccgttcctcgactcctttgtgataatattcattgacgacatccttatGTATTCatgaagtcgagaggatcacgtCGATCacctcagggtagttctgcaaactcttcaccaacaccaattgtatgcaaagttctcgaaatgtgaattttggcttaaatCTTTCATATTCCTTGGTCATGTCATCTCCGGAGaaagaattaaggttgatcctcaaaagattgcagcggtgaaggattggcctagacctactactccaacagagattcacagtttcttgggtttggccgggtattataggaggttcgtggaggggttctccactcttgcctctccattgactaaatttacgcagaaggcggttaagttctagtggtccgatgcttgtgaaaggagtttccaggaattgaaatcaagattgacttcggcgccagtattgaccctaccagagggtaccgaggtgtttgtggtgtattgcgatgcttcaaggaccggtcttgggtgtgtattaatgctaCATGGTAAGGTAATAGCATATTCTTCAAGGCAACTTaggaatcatgaaaagaactatccaactcatgacttagagcttgcggtaGTGGTTTTTGCGTTAaaattttggcgtcattatttgtatggagtccacttagatgtattcacggactacaagagtcttcaatacattttcaagcaaaaggaattgaacttaaggcagagaaggtggcttgagttgctcaaagattatgacatcaacattttgtatcatccggggaaagctaatgtggtggtgGATtctcttagtcggaaatctatgggtagtttggctcacttggaggcatgtcaaaagcccttggcccgggaggttcaccagttggccggtttgggagttcgtcttacggactctagtgaagggggagtgattgtgcggaatagggcggaatcatcgcttgtgatGGAGgttaaggagaagcaatacagtgATCCAAtgttggtgcagctgaaggaagggattcataaacataagactacggctttttctcttggcatggatgacggtacattacggtaccaaggatgactatgtgttccaaacgtagatggtcttcgggaaaaaatcatggcagaagctcatacttctagatattccgtgcacccaggttctacaaaaatgtatcataacCTCAAGGGagtttactggtggaataacatgaagaggggtgtggaggactttgtggcaaaatgttcaaactgtcaacaagtgaaggccgagcatcaaaggcccggtgggttagctcagagtatagaaattccaatgtggaaatgggaaatgatcaacatggattttgtggtagggttaccacGCACTCCGTGTaaatttgactcaatttgggtgatcgtggattgactcacgaaatcagcacacttcttgccggttaaATCCACCGATactgcggaacaatatgctcaattgtatatcaaagaaatagtcaggcttcatggcactccagtttccatcatttccgatcgaggggcccagttcacagctaatttctagaagaaatttcagcaaggatAGGGTACgtaggtaaatcttagcacggctttccacccacagactgacgggcaagcagagcagactattcagatgcttgaggatatgttgcgtgcatgtgtgcttgacttcaaaggtagatgggatgatcatttgccgctcatagaatttgcttataacaacagcttccatgccagttttcagatggcgccgtttgaggccttgtatggtagaagatgtagatcgctGATTGGGTGGTTTGAGGatggagaagctgaactaataggaccagaccttgtgcatcacactatggaaaaggttaagatcataaaggagcggttgaGAACTGcccagagtcgtcaaaaatcctattcggatgttcgtcgcagagacttagtgttcaaggaagatgattgggtattcttgaagataTCTCCCATaaaggggatcatgcggtttggaaagaaagggaaattaagtctgaggtatgtcgggccgtataaaatcattcaaaggataggtcaggtggcgtacaagcttgaactaccacctgagatgtcattagtacacccggtattccatgtgtccatgttgaagaaggtagttggagatccgtatgctattgtgccagttgagaccatcgaggttagtgaagaattgtcatatgaaaaAATTCcagttgctattcttgataggcaggtctggaagttgagaaacaaagaaattacatccgtgaaggtgttatggcgaaaccaacaagtcgaagaagctacttgggaagccgagaatgaaatgaaagaaaagtaccctcatttgtttgaatagtcatgtaatagttctatgaagttgtttccccccaaaattttgtatcacttgttcggctaatataaaggCACTACTTTCTAGTTATATGCCcccccatgaggcttcggttggtgttattttgcattctgttatgtcatttaattctatatatgttgctaaggtatGTTTCGGGGGCTCACTGACGGTGGTTAGGCCTAAATACAAAagaaactctggcgaaagtttCAGAAaattaggaagttaggcaaatttggggctgatggtatgtggtACAAATGAAACTATGTTAAGCAAACCTTAatcctcattcaaggacgaatgatcttaagtgggggaggatgtaaggacccgcaaaaagttaaaacaaaaactcggggtttcatggtgcaaagttagattcctgcgttattatagttcggactttttggattgaacaagtACCTTACAAACTTAGAGAAAATGTTTCGTGGAAGGacacatttctgcggcccattatgcggccgcataatcactctacggaccacataatggccgcagagtgaagcagtatgTTGGCCAGtttgaggtcagctttgcggtcgattatgcgaccgcataaccactatgcggaccgcataaccactatgc of Nicotiana tomentosiformis chromosome 7, ASM39032v3, whole genome shotgun sequence contains these proteins:
- the LOC138895855 gene encoding uncharacterized protein, coding for MHKTLRVMRATETEGVELASYRLKGVAYSWFEMWEDSREEGIPPARWSEFADAFIDHFLPAETKADRAVEFETLKQGSRSVWEYHIEFVRLSKYVVHMMSTVEARVRRFVQGLSPLVINEAATAALNFDMNYGRMVAFAQATEAQKLKLRMGK